In the [Clostridium] colinum genome, one interval contains:
- a CDS encoding ABC transporter ATP-binding protein → MDTLIKINNLCKYYGNKNSRVDILNNINLEIYNGEFLVIMGKSGSGKSTLLNIIATIDKGNSGEVIMNGENLEKFSPSKSNDFRRENLGFIFQDFKLLDTMNVKENVAVPLLLKKENINTINKKIDEILERLEISYLKDKRIFEISGGEKQRVACARAIIGNPKLIIADEPTGALDSKSSEIVMNLLKKINKEFNTTLIMVTHDKNIANYGDRVIEIKDGSIKG, encoded by the coding sequence ATGGATACTTTAATCAAAATTAATAACTTATGTAAATATTATGGTAATAAAAATAGCCGAGTAGACATATTAAATAACATTAATTTAGAAATTTATAATGGTGAATTTTTAGTTATAATGGGTAAATCTGGTTCTGGAAAATCTACTTTATTAAATATTATTGCCACTATTGATAAAGGTAATAGTGGTGAAGTTATTATGAATGGTGAAAATTTAGAAAAATTTAGCCCTTCAAAATCTAATGATTTTAGGAGAGAAAATTTAGGTTTTATTTTTCAAGATTTTAAACTACTTGATACAATGAATGTTAAAGAAAATGTGGCTGTTCCATTATTATTAAAAAAAGAAAACATAAATACTATTAATAAAAAAATAGATGAAATTTTAGAAAGACTAGAAATTAGTTATTTAAAAGATAAAAGAATATTTGAAATTTCAGGTGGAGAAAAGCAAAGAGTGGCTTGTGCAAGAGCTATAATTGGAAATCCAAAACTTATTATTGCAGATGAACCAACAGGTGCTTTAGATTCTAAATCAAGTGAAATTGTTATGAATTTACTTAAAAAAATAAATAAAGAATTTAATACTACATTAATAATGGTTACACACGATAAAAATATTGCTAATTATGGTGATAGAGTTATTGAAATTAAAGATGGAAGTATTAAGGGGTGA
- the papB gene encoding PapB family radical SAM/SPASM ranthipeptide maturase has product MKLNTFTIINHLNNDYWLDTDKLLLFQIDEKVKKFLKYAHLEEDEIYDKTKDIFTKDELDNLLKTIKENGLINEVVDNKIKDVPNISSITLMLIQGCNLACSYCFGDGGTYNNKGLMTEEIAKKSIDFLIKNSTSKKLNVTFFGGEPLLNFSLIKHIISYCNDIEKSSDIKFYYNMTTNGTLINDEISKFIIDNKINTMISIDGGEEHNKERVYLNKEPAYNDIINNTKTLRAKGLLASRPTITPSNLNLIDVFNKLDNLNFNKIPMACADNIMDIVSYNDYLNENLKLISFFKDLIDNNKYDIAKKINMIHRALVQLNSAKVQKSPCGASINMVAIDINGDIFPCHRFVSSETHKIGNVNFGIDRETFIEQLSNEDTKFDECNNCTVKMFCRGSCPYENYNNTKILNRPSIRQCYFNKVFFTQIIHLYLDLSDGQKEKLFNN; this is encoded by the coding sequence ATGAAATTAAATACATTCACAATAATTAATCACTTAAACAATGATTATTGGTTGGATACAGATAAACTTTTACTTTTTCAAATAGATGAAAAAGTAAAAAAATTTTTAAAGTATGCTCATCTTGAAGAAGATGAAATATATGATAAAACTAAAGATATTTTTACTAAAGACGAGCTTGATAATTTGTTAAAAACTATAAAAGAAAATGGTCTTATAAATGAAGTAGTTGATAATAAGATAAAGGATGTTCCTAATATTTCATCGATAACACTTATGTTAATTCAAGGGTGTAATTTAGCTTGTTCCTATTGTTTTGGAGATGGAGGAACATATAATAATAAAGGCTTAATGACTGAGGAAATAGCTAAAAAATCAATTGATTTTTTAATTAAAAATTCTACATCAAAAAAACTTAATGTTACATTTTTTGGAGGAGAGCCTCTTTTGAATTTTTCTTTAATAAAACATATTATTTCTTATTGTAATGATATTGAAAAATCTAGTGATATAAAATTTTATTATAATATGACTACAAATGGTACTTTAATAAATGATGAAATATCTAAATTTATAATAGACAATAAAATTAATACAATGATAAGTATTGATGGTGGAGAAGAACACAATAAGGAGAGAGTATATTTAAACAAAGAACCTGCTTATAACGATATTATTAATAATACTAAAACATTAAGAGCTAAAGGGCTACTGGCATCAAGACCAACAATTACTCCTAGTAATTTAAATTTAATAGATGTATTTAATAAGTTAGATAATTTGAATTTTAATAAGATACCTATGGCTTGTGCTGATAATATTATGGATATAGTTAGTTATAACGATTATTTAAACGAAAATTTAAAGCTCATATCTTTTTTCAAAGATTTAATTGATAATAATAAATATGATATAGCTAAAAAAATTAATATGATTCATAGAGCACTTGTTCAGCTTAATAGTGCAAAAGTACAAAAAAGTCCTTGTGGAGCTTCAATAAATATGGTTGCTATTGATATTAATGGTGATATATTCCCTTGTCATAGATTTGTTTCTAGTGAAACTCATAAAATAGGTAATGTTAATTTTGGCATTGATAGAGAAACATTTATAGAGCAGTTATCAAATGAAGATACTAAATTTGATGAATGTAATAATTGTACAGTAAAAATGTTTTGTAGAGGTAGTTGCCCATATGAAAATTATAATAATACTAAAATATTAAATAGACCATCTATTAGACAATGTTATTTTAATAAAGTATTTTTTACACAAATAATACACTTATATTTAGACTTATCTGATGGACAAAAAGAAAAATTATTTAATAACTAA